A window of Mesotoga infera contains these coding sequences:
- a CDS encoding response regulator: MSRILVVDDDLSVRVLLKSILARDEHEVVESADGESAFSSLSRGKPDMILLDLMLPDYNGLDILTELKQDPELEAIPVIVLTGSADRESKLTALSSGAVDFISKPFLPEEVILRVNTQLKLHDLIKSLRIAVDNLESDVLAAGKIQNALVPQSNPQGLAVEWIYEPSYRVGGDIFDVFKLSDNRFFVYLADMSGHGVNAAMLSVMVHRFIEDFRTSMGDRDFDLGVFMKELDKSFVFERFNLFFTIVSLVVDLAEGFALLSNAGHPSPLMQRNGSVELLDREREGLVGINMIRGDVAKIPFLSGDRLLLYTDGLIEVANENGEMFGEDRLIDLLGSCSKIDIKRASGRLKDAYENFKGNVLAEDDITALLIEF; the protein is encoded by the coding sequence ATGAGCAGAATACTGGTGGTTGATGATGATCTGTCGGTAAGGGTTCTCCTGAAATCGATACTCGCGAGAGATGAACATGAAGTGGTAGAAAGTGCAGATGGTGAGTCGGCGTTCTCCTCGCTGTCCAGGGGAAAGCCAGATATGATCTTGTTGGATCTCATGTTGCCTGACTACAACGGACTGGATATTCTCACAGAGTTGAAGCAAGATCCAGAACTTGAAGCTATTCCCGTTATTGTCCTTACGGGATCTGCCGACCGGGAAAGCAAACTCACCGCGCTTAGTTCTGGCGCAGTTGATTTCATCTCGAAGCCCTTTCTTCCAGAAGAGGTAATTCTCAGAGTGAATACCCAACTGAAGCTTCATGATCTCATAAAGTCGTTGAGGATTGCAGTGGACAATCTTGAAAGCGACGTTTTGGCAGCGGGAAAGATACAGAACGCGTTAGTTCCCCAAAGCAATCCACAGGGCCTGGCCGTTGAATGGATCTATGAACCTTCTTATAGAGTTGGTGGGGACATATTCGATGTTTTCAAATTGAGCGACAATCGTTTCTTTGTATATCTCGCAGATATGTCGGGCCACGGAGTGAATGCCGCAATGCTTTCTGTAATGGTTCACAGGTTCATTGAGGATTTCAGAACCAGTATGGGAGATAGGGATTTCGACCTGGGCGTTTTCATGAAGGAGCTCGACAAGAGCTTTGTATTCGAGAGATTCAACCTTTTCTTCACAATCGTTTCATTGGTCGTGGATCTTGCGGAAGGCTTTGCTCTTCTTTCAAATGCAGGACACCCATCGCCATTGATGCAAAGAAATGGGTCTGTCGAATTACTTGACAGAGAGAGAGAGGGCCTGGTTGGTATAAATATGATTCGGGGAGACGTTGCAAAAATCCCTTTTCTTAGTGGGGATCGGCTCTTGCTATACACTGACGGACTGATAGAAGTGGCGAATGAAAACGGCGAAATGTTCGGTGAGGATAGATTGATAGATCTCTTGGGAAGCTGTTCGAAAATCGATATCAAGAGAGCCTCTGGGCGTTTGAAAGATGCATATGAGAATTTTAAAGGCAATGTGCTTGCCGAAGACGATATTACGGCGCTGCTTATAGAATTCTAG
- a CDS encoding ABC-F family ATP-binding cassette domain-containing protein, whose product MLQIHNLSISFGSVDVLKKVSLDLAAGEILAVTGANGAGKSTLLKSIKGEITPSEGKITIEQGIDPLLVNQEIADFHGTVKEYLLGARKELFDIHDRLGSSLDDPMTYAELINEFHNVGGFEFETKISSSLNEFGVNVDSLDFPYMNLSHGQKRILSLVRGVLSGSSLFLLDEPTNHLDIEMTLRLEEIITSLSERGVGVIVVSHDRRFIDRVAHKTIYLKRGEAIGARGGYSEMLAHLESDFLSRQKKSEEISKKIRQLELDATRRKSWSDSREASKRSASDKGHEGHMAAKLARRALAVQKRTERLIGELECEKPFVEKPVTVRIPKYGVPNRKMVMVDSLSFSYEENEVIREASVDIDTSDRVGLMGPNGSGKTTLMKCLVGILEPSGGRIYRNESVNWMYIPQNVAELFENTTPYEEIADLELEEPAVRSHLANIGLKGEKAFSEIKTLSYGELMRLALLKSLLSKVEFIFMDEPTNHLDIESLEVLDRLLNDFSGGFFFISHDRQFIAEHGEKILTIEEGILKSFEYSEKIDIDSFSRTKEILADSYDESKLRRSANTLLHNSEEEG is encoded by the coding sequence TTGCTTCAAATACACAATCTTTCAATTTCCTTTGGAAGCGTAGACGTTCTTAAGAAAGTCAGTCTCGATCTCGCTGCAGGAGAGATTTTGGCTGTCACCGGGGCAAACGGTGCCGGCAAGTCGACTCTCCTGAAATCCATCAAAGGTGAAATCACTCCCTCGGAAGGGAAGATAACTATAGAGCAAGGTATCGACCCGCTTCTTGTCAACCAGGAGATTGCCGACTTTCATGGGACAGTGAAGGAGTATCTACTGGGGGCGAGAAAGGAGCTCTTCGATATCCATGATAGACTGGGCAGCTCTCTAGATGATCCTATGACCTATGCGGAACTAATAAATGAATTTCATAATGTTGGGGGATTCGAGTTTGAAACGAAGATTTCTTCATCTCTAAATGAGTTTGGTGTCAATGTTGACAGCCTGGATTTCCCGTATATGAATCTTTCACATGGGCAGAAGAGAATTCTCTCACTCGTCAGGGGAGTTCTTTCCGGTTCGAGTCTTTTCTTGCTTGACGAGCCTACAAACCATCTCGACATAGAAATGACCTTGAGGCTTGAGGAGATCATAACCTCACTAAGCGAAAGGGGTGTTGGAGTTATCGTAGTAAGCCACGACAGGAGATTCATCGACAGAGTCGCTCACAAGACGATCTATCTTAAAAGGGGAGAGGCAATAGGAGCTCGAGGCGGATATTCTGAGATGCTGGCACATTTGGAAAGCGATTTCCTCTCAAGACAAAAGAAAAGCGAAGAGATAAGTAAGAAGATACGTCAACTGGAACTCGATGCGACCAGAAGGAAGAGCTGGTCAGATTCAAGAGAGGCTTCAAAGAGATCCGCAAGCGATAAAGGCCATGAAGGACATATGGCGGCCAAACTAGCCAGACGTGCGCTGGCTGTACAGAAAAGGACCGAAAGACTGATCGGTGAACTGGAGTGCGAAAAACCCTTTGTGGAGAAGCCAGTTACTGTAAGAATTCCCAAATATGGAGTTCCGAACAGAAAAATGGTCATGGTGGATAGCCTATCGTTCTCTTACGAAGAAAATGAAGTTATAAGGGAGGCCTCTGTTGACATAGATACCTCAGACAGAGTAGGTCTCATGGGCCCGAATGGTTCGGGGAAAACAACTCTTATGAAGTGTCTTGTAGGGATTCTGGAACCGTCGGGTGGCAGGATTTACAGAAACGAGAGTGTGAACTGGATGTATATTCCACAGAATGTCGCAGAACTCTTCGAAAATACGACTCCCTATGAAGAAATCGCCGATCTTGAACTGGAAGAGCCCGCCGTAAGAAGTCACCTTGCCAATATCGGTCTAAAGGGAGAGAAGGCTTTTTCGGAGATAAAAACGCTGAGCTATGGAGAGTTGATGAGACTTGCCTTACTGAAATCTCTTCTTTCAAAGGTTGAGTTCATCTTTATGGACGAGCCAACCAATCACCTGGATATTGAATCTCTCGAAGTGCTTGACAGACTTCTCAACGACTTCTCGGGAGGGTTTTTCTTCATTAGTCACGACAGGCAGTTCATTGCAGAACATGGTGAAAAGATTCTCACCATTGAAGAAGGTATATTGAAGAGCTTCGAGTATTCAGAGAAGATTGATATAGACTCATTTTCACGCACAAAAGAGATTCTTGCGGATTCCTATGACGAGTCGAAATTGAGGAGAAGCGCAAATACTCTCCTTCACAATTCTGAGGAGGAAGGCTGA
- a CDS encoding ATP-binding protein produces the protein MGEKNYRFMVEPNLSKIDAFSAKLSDIVRKSIGNETGFRAGLIVIEACSNIVKHGELGEEDLISVDLTIGEGRVTITIEDTSKEFNPLEVDEPDLEDIELLQSGGMGVYLIRRFSRGIEYSYENGKNILRIII, from the coding sequence ATGGGTGAGAAGAACTACCGCTTCATGGTCGAGCCCAATTTGAGCAAAATAGATGCTTTCTCTGCGAAGCTATCCGATATAGTCAGAAAGAGCATAGGCAACGAAACCGGTTTCAGAGCAGGGCTCATAGTGATCGAGGCTTGCTCGAATATCGTGAAGCATGGGGAACTTGGCGAAGAAGACCTCATATCTGTTGACCTAACTATTGGAGAAGGCAGAGTGACTATTACTATCGAAGACACTTCCAAAGAGTTCAATCCACTTGAGGTTGATGAGCCAGACCTCGAGGATATCGAGCTTCTCCAGAGCGGTGGAATGGGTGTTTACCTCATTAGAAGGTTTTCTAGAGGGATAGAATACTCTTACGAAAACGGCAAGAATATTCTTAGAATCATTATTTAA
- a CDS encoding anti-sigma factor antagonist has protein sequence MFEFRLAKDNIGVISLVKRARITGETSSNFRKWQDTVDLKSCSRVILDGTNIEFIDSMGIAALISIYKTIAGQGNDLVLVNLSEEIKKLLNTLRLDRLFIVKDCSVEEAVKNAC, from the coding sequence ATGTTTGAGTTCAGGTTGGCGAAAGATAATATCGGCGTGATTTCTCTCGTGAAGAGGGCGAGAATTACGGGGGAAACGTCTTCAAATTTCAGAAAGTGGCAGGATACAGTAGATCTGAAGAGCTGTTCGAGAGTAATTCTTGATGGGACTAATATCGAATTTATTGATTCGATGGGCATTGCCGCTCTCATAAGTATTTACAAGACTATCGCCGGGCAGGGTAATGATCTGGTTCTGGTGAATCTCTCCGAGGAGATAAAGAAACTGCTTAACACACTGAGGCTTGACAGGCTTTTTATCGTCAAAGATTGCAGCGTTGAAGAAGCTGTCAAGAATGCGTGCTGA
- a CDS encoding ABC transporter permease has protein sequence DPGQRLLFWIPLPEVRIAGIVEGNGVLHYQIENQGPNAFTMLMDVESAREVLKIGVDDYYNALLVSNRGDFLKGEKLTDEVVKSIREIAGEEFVVREVKRDSISMVDQGNIGLLFLMLSVFAIFAGALLLTNIYLMLAQERRTELGTLRAIGYSRRKVSKTILYEGFFYSIFSSAIGVLGGLAIARFILGSFVNLFEDVASLIPFEGANMAFSSMQSSFVFFVRLDSIAYGFLLGLIIPMVIIVYTGRKISRTNIVTAVRNIPEELDDRKRLLLNILAAVGVLFSIIMAYSGYSLGNAAGFFTGVVLAGLLIPVAVPMKNKRLIESLFSIAVIVFTMLSNSFSLIASNTGSSIYLTVAKGAAILFAGLFLIVYNLKTFEFLLNKLFQKAKAAAPVFKISVAFSARNRMRTGLTIAMFAVVIFVITLISIIPYSMEQMLVKSRDAVFSGFDVGAFSFTGNGSVSFSELQSQSEVREISTVAAVNVAVRKDDRYGLEQIYSVDDSFIDNNRLVEIDYDGKLGTSSPNDLWKYLRDNPDTVVVSNSVLPDVRPGDVLELRGVIDQGDSRHGVSGLMRRNVTSEMIDSKPVYLKVIATIPENTISFLNGLLVYRGNVPTELSGNVAERQYLFNLAGATEGEKKGNFDALQDKIASGSLFMLYVDDIINLTSTMLQGTISILRSFLYFGMLVGIVGIAIIMFKALHERKRIIGMLKAIGFTKKMVFSSFLLETSFIAIIGIVLGIVTGTLTSLEIYASPLMEGMKLYIPWDQLIAMTLIFYIASLVSTIIPSYSASKIVPAEALRYFE, from the coding sequence GATCCCGGACAGAGGCTGCTCTTCTGGATACCTCTTCCTGAAGTGAGAATCGCGGGAATTGTCGAAGGTAATGGCGTTCTTCACTACCAGATAGAAAACCAGGGGCCAAATGCATTTACTATGCTGATGGACGTCGAATCTGCCAGAGAGGTTTTGAAGATCGGCGTTGATGACTATTACAATGCACTTCTTGTCTCAAACCGCGGCGACTTCTTGAAAGGTGAGAAACTCACTGATGAAGTGGTGAAAAGCATAAGAGAGATAGCCGGCGAGGAATTCGTGGTAAGAGAGGTCAAAAGAGACTCCATCAGTATGGTTGACCAGGGCAATATCGGTTTGTTGTTCCTCATGTTGAGCGTATTTGCTATCTTTGCGGGGGCACTGCTTCTCACAAATATATACTTGATGCTTGCTCAGGAGAGGAGAACTGAACTAGGTACTCTCAGGGCGATAGGCTATTCAAGAAGGAAGGTTTCGAAAACGATTCTGTACGAAGGCTTTTTCTACTCAATTTTCTCTTCGGCAATCGGAGTCCTAGGCGGCCTGGCAATCGCGAGGTTTATCCTGGGGAGTTTTGTAAACCTCTTCGAGGACGTTGCCTCACTCATTCCCTTTGAGGGAGCAAATATGGCTTTCAGCTCAATGCAAAGTTCGTTTGTCTTCTTCGTGCGCTTAGATTCTATCGCCTATGGTTTCCTTTTGGGACTGATAATTCCAATGGTGATTATAGTGTACACAGGCAGAAAGATATCCCGAACGAACATTGTTACTGCCGTACGGAACATCCCTGAAGAGCTGGACGACCGTAAGAGGCTTCTCTTGAATATTCTTGCTGCTGTGGGTGTTCTGTTTTCGATTATCATGGCTTACAGCGGTTACTCACTTGGAAATGCGGCCGGGTTCTTCACCGGCGTGGTGCTCGCGGGTCTGCTAATTCCAGTTGCAGTTCCAATGAAGAACAAGAGGTTGATAGAGTCCTTGTTCTCGATTGCAGTGATTGTATTTACAATGCTTAGCAATTCCTTTTCTTTAATTGCTTCCAACACCGGTTCATCTATTTATCTCACGGTAGCGAAAGGCGCCGCCATTCTTTTTGCCGGACTTTTCCTGATTGTATATAATTTGAAGACCTTCGAATTCCTTTTGAATAAGCTATTCCAGAAAGCAAAAGCTGCGGCTCCCGTATTCAAGATATCTGTTGCTTTTTCTGCCAGAAACCGAATGAGAACGGGGCTAACCATTGCTATGTTTGCTGTAGTGATTTTTGTCATCACTCTGATTTCGATAATTCCCTACTCTATGGAGCAGATGCTTGTCAAGAGTCGAGATGCGGTCTTTTCCGGTTTCGATGTTGGAGCCTTCTCCTTCACGGGGAATGGAAGCGTTTCCTTCAGTGAATTGCAGTCCCAGTCAGAAGTAAGAGAGATTTCTACTGTTGCAGCGGTGAATGTAGCAGTAAGAAAGGATGATCGGTACGGTCTTGAGCAGATCTATTCGGTCGATGACAGTTTTATTGACAACAACAGGCTGGTCGAAATTGATTACGATGGAAAGCTAGGTACATCAAGTCCGAATGATCTCTGGAAGTACCTCAGGGACAATCCAGATACAGTTGTCGTATCGAACAGTGTTCTGCCTGATGTCAGACCCGGGGATGTTCTGGAACTTAGAGGAGTGATAGATCAAGGAGATAGCAGACATGGCGTAAGCGGTTTAATGCGGAGAAATGTCACCTCTGAGATGATTGATTCTAAACCCGTCTATCTCAAAGTAATTGCAACGATCCCGGAGAACACCATATCTTTTTTGAATGGTCTGCTTGTATATAGAGGAAACGTTCCGACTGAGTTATCCGGGAATGTCGCTGAGAGGCAGTATCTCTTCAATCTTGCAGGAGCTACCGAGGGTGAAAAGAAAGGAAACTTCGATGCCCTGCAAGACAAGATCGCATCTGGCAGCCTCTTCATGCTCTATGTAGACGATATAATAAACCTTACTTCTACCATGCTGCAGGGTACCATCAGTATTCTAAGATCCTTCCTGTACTTCGGGATGCTGGTGGGCATTGTTGGAATTGCGATCATCATGTTCAAGGCTCTGCACGAAAGGAAGCGGATTATTGGTATGCTTAAGGCAATAGGCTTCACCAAGAAGATGGTATTCTCTTCTTTCCTTCTCGAAACGTCTTTCATTGCGATCATTGGTATTGTTCTTGGGATAGTAACAGGAACTCTAACGAGTCTGGAGATCTACGCCTCTCCTTTGATGGAGGGCATGAAGCTCTATATTCCCTGGGATCAGCTAATTGCAATGACGCTGATCTTCTATATAGCTTCACTTGTTTCAACGATTATCCCCAGCTATTCGGCCTCGAAAATCGTGCCGGCAGAAGCTTTGAGGTACTTCGAATAG